The Limnochorda sp. LNt genome includes a region encoding these proteins:
- the carA gene encoding glutamine-hydrolyzing carbamoyl-phosphate synthase small subunit, with protein MRAGRAPAWLALEDGSVYEGVRVGRDGETSGEVVFTTVQTGYQEVLTDPSYRGQIVVFTQPLIGNYGTSACDVESGAVQVRGVVMRELADDPQALPPGVGSLEAWLTEHGVVGIAGVDTRSLVRRLRARGTMRGFLTSRPIERSELVERSRRVPELGEQSLIEEVSPAAPYHLGEGAGPHVVVLDLGVKRHILLNLVERGCRVTVVPSHFTAQQILALRPQGVVISNGPGDPAAARQPIATVRGLLGQVPLFGICLGHQLLGLAMGARTYRMKFGHRGGNHPVQEVKTGRVYITTHNHGYALDESSLPPELIVTHRSLNDGTVEGMRHRDLPAWSVQFHPEATPGPRENVHLFDAFVATVGAHSGAGPGAAGSHRGG; from the coding sequence ATGAGAGCGGGACGGGCTCCGGCGTGGCTGGCGCTGGAGGACGGATCCGTCTACGAGGGTGTACGAGTCGGTCGAGACGGCGAGACCAGTGGGGAGGTGGTCTTCACCACCGTCCAGACGGGCTACCAGGAGGTGCTGACGGACCCCTCCTACCGCGGGCAGATCGTCGTCTTCACCCAGCCGCTCATCGGCAACTACGGCACCTCGGCCTGCGACGTGGAGTCGGGTGCGGTGCAGGTGCGCGGCGTCGTCATGAGGGAGCTGGCCGACGACCCTCAGGCGCTGCCGCCCGGCGTCGGCTCGCTGGAGGCCTGGTTGACGGAGCACGGGGTCGTGGGCATCGCCGGCGTCGACACCCGTTCGCTGGTGCGACGCCTGCGTGCGCGAGGCACGATGCGAGGCTTCCTGACGAGCCGCCCCATCGAGCGGTCGGAGCTGGTGGAGCGGTCCCGTCGGGTGCCGGAGCTCGGCGAGCAGTCGCTGATCGAGGAGGTCAGCCCCGCGGCCCCCTACCACCTGGGGGAGGGAGCCGGGCCTCACGTGGTGGTGCTGGACCTGGGCGTCAAGCGCCACATCCTGCTCAACCTCGTCGAGCGCGGCTGCCGGGTGACGGTGGTGCCGTCTCACTTCACGGCCCAGCAGATCCTGGCGTTGCGTCCGCAGGGCGTGGTCATCTCCAACGGGCCGGGCGATCCCGCCGCGGCGCGTCAGCCCATCGCGACGGTCCGGGGGCTGCTGGGGCAGGTGCCCCTCTTTGGCATCTGCCTCGGTCACCAGTTGCTGGGCCTGGCCATGGGAGCCCGCACCTACCGCATGAAGTTCGGGCACCGAGGCGGCAACCACCCCGTGCAGGAGGTCAAGACCGGACGCGTCTACATCACGACGCACAACCACGGTTACGCCCTCGACGAGTCGAGCCTGCCCCCGGAGCTGATCGTGACGCACCGCAGCCTCAACGACGGCACCGTCGAGGGGATGCGCCACCGAGACCTGCCGGCCTGGTCGGTGCAGTTCCACCCCGAGGCGACCCCGGGGCCCCGGGAGAACGTCCACCTCTTCGACGCCTTCGTGGCGACGGTGGGGGCGCACTCGGGCGCGGGGCCGGGGGCGGCGGGGAGCCACCGTGGGGGCTGA
- the pyrF gene encoding orotidine-5'-phosphate decarboxylase, with protein sequence MAEGDGRRHFGDRLAEAVRARRSCLVIGYDPDLDRLPPPVVEPLRRRLAGLGETEALRLAAEVVEQVGRTLVEACAPHAVGVKFQFAFFLALGPWGLGALRRLIVHAQGLGLVVIADAKPGDIASTSTAYARALIGTTPLAGISEATVLGADACTFNPYLGPDSAEPFLAWVDGAGRGLFALVHTSNPGATALQELRLQDGRQVAEAVADVVNSWAMSRRGASGYASVGAVVGATYPEALVSLRRRLPGVWLLLPGVGAQGASPEALAPAFDREGLGGLVSVSRSLLEAWRQQSGDPQGWAAAAAAAASQLQEALERARTAASR encoded by the coding sequence ATGGCCGAGGGTGACGGACGCCGGCACTTCGGGGACCGGCTGGCCGAGGCCGTTCGGGCCCGCCGCTCGTGCCTGGTCATCGGTTACGACCCCGACCTGGACCGCCTCCCGCCCCCGGTGGTGGAGCCGCTGCGGCGCCGGCTGGCGGGCCTGGGGGAGACGGAGGCCCTCCGGCTCGCGGCGGAGGTGGTCGAGCAGGTCGGCCGCACGCTGGTGGAGGCGTGCGCCCCCCATGCGGTGGGGGTCAAGTTCCAGTTCGCGTTCTTCCTCGCCCTGGGCCCGTGGGGCCTGGGGGCGTTGCGTCGCCTGATCGTGCACGCGCAGGGCCTGGGGCTCGTCGTCATCGCCGATGCCAAGCCCGGCGACATCGCCAGCACTTCGACCGCCTACGCCCGTGCGCTCATCGGCACCACGCCGCTGGCCGGGATCTCCGAGGCGACCGTGCTGGGGGCCGACGCCTGCACCTTCAACCCCTACCTGGGGCCCGACTCGGCGGAGCCGTTCCTGGCGTGGGTCGACGGCGCGGGGCGGGGGCTCTTCGCCCTGGTGCACACCTCCAACCCCGGTGCGACGGCGCTGCAGGAGTTGCGCCTGCAAGACGGCCGGCAGGTAGCGGAGGCGGTGGCAGATGTCGTAAACTCGTGGGCAATGAGTCGCCGGGGAGCGAGCGGCTATGCCTCCGTGGGTGCCGTGGTGGGCGCCACCTACCCCGAGGCCCTCGTCTCGCTGCGCCGCCGACTGCCGGGCGTCTGGCTGCTCTTGCCGGGCGTCGGGGCGCAGGGGGCGTCACCCGAGGCCCTGGCGCCGGCCTTCGACCGGGAGGGGCTCGGCGGGCTGGTCAGCGTCTCGCGCTCCCTGCTGGAGGCGTGGCGCCAGCAGAGCGGGGATCCGCAGGGGTGGGCCGCGGCCGCGGCGGCCGCCGCGAGCCAGCTGCAAGAGGCCCTGGAGCGGGCGCGCACGGCGGCATCCCGGTGA
- a CDS encoding dihydroorotase, which yields MRLLIRGGRVIDPASGIDDELDVLVEDGRIRRLAAPIREGADQVVEARGAWVIPGAIDIHVHLREPGQEHKERIETGTRAAAAGGITAVACMPNTNPAVDTAAIVSHVQAIARARGLVRVHVIGALTKGRQGQELAEMGEMAEAGAVAFSDDGDTVMDAALMRSALLYAAQLGRPVVVHCVDASLARGGVMREGPVATRLGLPGIPPEAESVIVARDIALARAAGARLHVAHVSTAQSVRLVAEAKASGAAVTAEVTPHHLFLTDEALTGYDSSAKVNPPLGTEEDRQALRRALAEGIVDVVASDHAPHAPEEKEAELDQAPFGAVGLETMLALVLGHLVREGVLTPMRAVATVTSGPAAVLGLPGGRLAEGAVADVTLFDPAARWEVDPARLHSIGKNTPFAGWRLEGRPVATVVGGRVVMLEGELLDGRG from the coding sequence ATGAGGCTGCTGATTCGCGGAGGACGGGTCATCGATCCGGCTTCGGGCATCGATGACGAGCTCGACGTGCTGGTGGAGGACGGCCGTATCCGGCGCCTGGCCGCCCCGATCCGCGAGGGGGCCGATCAGGTTGTGGAGGCCCGGGGGGCCTGGGTGATCCCCGGGGCCATCGACATCCACGTGCACCTGCGCGAGCCCGGCCAGGAGCACAAGGAGCGCATCGAGACCGGCACACGGGCGGCGGCGGCCGGGGGCATCACGGCCGTGGCCTGCATGCCCAACACCAACCCCGCCGTCGACACGGCCGCCATCGTCTCGCACGTCCAGGCCATCGCCAGGGCACGGGGCCTCGTGAGGGTCCACGTCATCGGCGCGCTGACCAAGGGGCGGCAGGGGCAGGAGCTGGCCGAGATGGGCGAGATGGCCGAGGCCGGCGCGGTGGCCTTCTCCGACGATGGCGACACGGTCATGGACGCCGCCCTGATGCGGAGTGCCCTGCTCTACGCCGCCCAGCTCGGCCGGCCGGTGGTCGTGCACTGCGTCGACGCGAGCCTGGCCCGCGGCGGGGTCATGCGCGAAGGGCCCGTCGCGACCCGGCTCGGCTTGCCGGGCATCCCCCCTGAGGCCGAGAGCGTCATCGTGGCCCGCGACATCGCCCTGGCCCGTGCGGCGGGGGCTCGCCTGCACGTGGCACACGTCAGCACCGCCCAGTCGGTGCGGCTCGTGGCCGAGGCCAAGGCGTCGGGAGCGGCGGTGACGGCGGAGGTGACGCCGCACCACCTCTTCCTCACCGACGAGGCGCTGACCGGCTACGACTCGTCGGCCAAGGTCAACCCGCCCCTGGGCACCGAGGAGGACCGCCAGGCGTTGCGGCGGGCGCTGGCCGAGGGGATCGTGGACGTGGTGGCCTCCGACCACGCGCCCCACGCCCCCGAGGAGAAGGAGGCGGAGCTCGACCAGGCACCGTTCGGCGCGGTGGGCCTGGAGACCATGCTTGCCCTCGTGCTGGGCCATCTGGTGCGCGAGGGCGTGCTGACACCGATGCGAGCCGTCGCCACGGTCACGTCGGGCCCGGCGGCGGTGCTGGGGCTGCCCGGCGGGCGACTGGCCGAGGGGGCGGTGGCCGACGTCACCCTCTTCGACCCCGCGGCGCGCTGGGAGGTGGACCCGGCGCGCCTGCACTCCATCGGCAAGAACACGCCGTTCGCCGGCTGGCGGCTGGAGGGGCGCCCGGTCGCCACCGTGGTCGGCGGGCGCGTGGTGATGCTGGAGGGCGAGCTGCTCGATGGCCGAGGGTGA